A stretch of DNA from Rattus rattus isolate New Zealand chromosome 1, Rrattus_CSIRO_v1, whole genome shotgun sequence:
CCCACATACAGATCTGGAAGGCTCCCGCGGGCTAGACTGCTACAAGCAAAACAGGCATATTTTTTCAAGCATGCTATTTTGACTAATTTGATGTGTAGTCATATGATATGCTGGTCAGTGAAAAAGCCTTGAGTTTTGAATCTGAGAACTGGGGAGACAAGAATTTAAGACCTACCTACCAGCTTCTACATGGTTTGTGCCTTATGCCAGATCTGGGGGGTTAAACTGAGGCTTTGACAACAGAGGCCTTCAATTGAGTCCACTAACCCCAAGGTGGGGGTTGGAGGAAAATTTTTAGATAGCGGATCAGGGGTAAAAACAAAACGTACCACTTTGATGTATGTATCAGATGCTAAAAATTGCCAACACGCATAAGGAGGTAGCCAGTTAGCGACAGTGAGGGAGTGGATGAGATGTCCCTCCACACCCAGCACAGGTGACCACAGAAGCACAGCAAGGCCGCAGAGCTCCCTCCAAACACTAGCCAGGCCTGGCTGGAGGGGGATGACTGGAGGGGGACGGCTCTAGCGTATGAGCTGTCTCAGCCCAGGGCGACAGCCCAGGGTTCTTCTCCTACGTGGGAAGGCCACCCAGGCTTCCCACGGCGTTACTGACTTCTTACTAGATCACGGAACCACAGTTTTTCATATTATAAACTAAGAATATGCTTTTTCATGGcaagaacattatttttaaaatggtaatcTATAGTCTTCCTTACATGAAGTCTTCACAAAGTCCTTGGGctttttagatttttgtcaacCTCATCTATAAACAATccttaaataacaataaaaatctaCTCTATTAAACTGGaagattatattatatatagcatTCGGTCCCTTTTAAAACTTCTGGTGTTGAgataacaacagtaacaacaaaacccagtTACCAAACACAAAGGGGAATTATCTTCAGTGGCAACAGATCCCAACCTCACAGGACAGGAATGAGAACCAGGCTCACTTTTAAAGTGATTTTGCGAGCTGTTTTATCTTGCCGATAATTATATTTAGTTAAAACCACATGAGGACTTTACAACTACCCTCCCACACATACCTAAAAGATGCATGAGCTAACAGTTGTGGACTGAACCCAAATACCACTTATATTCagttctccttaaaaaaaaaacaaaaacaaaaacaaacttccaAATGGGCTTCGAGAGCATGATATATTTAAAAGCCGGGGACAGTCAGGTCAGCAATGCAGGGCCCTCGGAAGTGCCTCGAGGTTGCTGAAGGAGCATGCGAAGGCAACCTTGTCCTGAGCGGTCTCACTAGGCACTGTGATGACAAGAGCACAGGTCAGCATCTGGGGCACTTGCTGGCACTAAGGGTAGATGGATTCTTCATTAAATATTTCTTAGGCCAGTGAACAGTTCTAAATAAAGGTTTATTTGTGGTTAATCCATCGCTGTCCCTTGGGCCCGGAGTTTCCTATTAAAATTTGAATACTAAGCATATCTCTGGAATACTGAAAAGCTAGAGTGATTACAGAGCTGGGCATAAAATTCAAACCATGTCAGATCAAAGTAAAGATTCAAACTTGGTGACCTCCTCACCTACTTGtgaaggaaaaatcaaacaactGCTTGGCTTGGACCCTGGCCTGAGAAGGCTGTGgaagcctgttttctttcatttgtgtccATATTGGGCACGGTGCATACCAAGGTGGCTGCAGAGTCTCTCCTCTTCAAGTAAAATCCCAAACAGAATATAACAAAGATCTTCATAAATGTCTGAAATGAAGTTATTCTCACTGCACACAGTTTCCAGTACAAAGATGACAGAGTGGGCAATCCCCGTCCATGTCTCTCCTATGAACGACACAGCTCAAGAAGACAGGAGCAGTGTGCCCCACCGCCATCTTCTCCCTCACCGTCTAACTAGAGAAGGACTCACAGGCGGTACTGAAGAGCCGTAATACTCAATGGAAACACGTTCTTAGCTGAGAATGCCAAAGGATACACAGAAAAGCACTGCGCTCTGTGGAAAAGCAGCGTGGGTGTGAGCAACCGCAGTAAGTTACTTGTCTGTGAAGTAGATTAAATAGTAAGACAAGGACTATGGCTTCCGTCCCTTAACCGAAGCAGGACACACTGCTGGGCCACAGCCTAATGTCTACTTATAGCACAATGaatttataacaataaaaaaagtaaCGAAGGGTAAATACAAAATAATCTTTTGTAAACAATCCTTAGGTTATACCCAATGCAGAATGTTTAATGACGCAACTGAGTCACAGCTCTGAAGTCATAGACCAGCATTATAACTCAAAGTCAAATATGTACTCATTGGCCAGATATATCCGTCGGAAGATGAGAGCTGCCAGTGCTAAAGTCAGAATGATGATCAGCATGGCTGACCCGCCGTGCTCCGTGTGGTTGGCTCTTGGTGGCTGGCCTTGGAGTACATCGGGGGAAGCAGACGaccttctctgactctgttgctggGCTCTACGTTGCCGAGGGCTCATGGAGGTATTCTTAGGAGCTGGCTGGGTAGGTTGTGGCAAGGGTGCTCCTGATGGATTCTGGGCGCCATActaagaaataataagaaaatctGTTTGAAATtggccacaaaaagaaaaattgtacatGCACTTGTTAACAGTTTGAGAATACCTAGAGTATTAAATATGACTAGGGCAAATTTACCAAGAACCATCTGAATGCGGAGACCATGAACCAACCCTGATAAATAAGCTAGAAACACAGGTTATGGTGAGCTCGATGAAGTGGAGGAACCCATTTACAGCAGACAAAGGTCCACTGTGGCTGTTTCCCTCCAGATGGTAGACAGCTGCAGCAATTTCTGCTAAGCTTCCGGACACTGCTCTTCTATCCAAGGGCCCTGAAGGACACTGATCTCTTCAGTATTATCTTACCAATTGACATCCCTCCATCGACAAtaataaggaaataattttaatttttcatgctgGTATTGTAAAAATGTGATTGTTTTCAAACTCAGCTTACCCTTTTCCATAATCCCAGACAAGTGAACTAAACCCAGGTCTAAAGTATCTGTTACTTAGTATTCAGTATTGTATGCTATGAGGGCACCCTGGGTCCATGAGTGCCTCAGTGTGCTCCACTGTGTGCACGGCTGTCCCCCAAGGTCCCAGGTGATAGCATCTTCCAATTGCTGCAATGACTGGCTCAGTCAGGGGACAATCATAATGTGGCACAGGGTTTCAAAATCTCGTTTGCTTTGGAGACATTAAAACTAGCAACAGCACACTCAGGGAAGCTTGAAAGGTGGAGTCCACACAGACTCCTTAACCTGCCCGCACTGCATCAATGGCTTTAATGCTTTCACTAGGAACAGCCTTTCCACTAGAACATATTGATGTTTTAAGACAAGAAATAGAATGAAGTGTCTTAGTATAATATGAATTACATATGAGAAATATCAAATAGTTTCCaatagaaaaaatgtaaacacttaaaagaatcaaataatatAACCCAAATGGTTAAAATTATAAGTTTTGTGCTGGCAACAGCTTGAACATGAGGGACTGCTGATCTCAGTTACTTGCAGAATGTCCGTCTGAAGCTTGGCATTCGTTTCAACAGCCACATGTTAACTGGGTATGGTGGATCCCCTTGTAACAGCAGAACTCTGAGTGACGACAGGATGGTAaatccaaggctagcctgagctacatagaaagacactatctcagaataaagGTGTGGTGGTGCCCCGTTGTGGCACAGCACATTCATAGCATCCCcaaaaccctgagtttgatccctagcataGGAAAAAAGCTTAGATAATctgaatttcttaaaattattctttgaaatttcttaAATGTAGTTAACCCATAATACAAAGGTATAAAGAAACTACTGGTAAGTTTGCGTAAAAGAGAGTACTAACACTGAACTATGGCTGCATAAACCTGGACTTGTACAAGCTAGACTCCAAGGACAGTGTGTCCCTTGAggagcacagagacagaaaactgtATGGCATATGAGGTCCCATGCCATCACAAATGCCACACAGTAAGTGAACCAAGATTCAGTCAGTGAACTGGTTACAGTAGCCAACAAAGAAACATGACAGTCTCCTTCCTGCATCCTcccctgatcctcttgcctcatccTCCTCTACCCCCATAACCATCAAGGAACAAGTTCTTAAGGAGAACCATGACAACATAGCACTATAGTCTAAGAGACTGATATATCAAAGCTTGTATTGACTGCATTATTTTTCCCTTAGTCTGAGGGGAAATTATCCTGCCCAAAAAACGGACGAAACAATGAGCCTTTATTATGTCTAGTCTGCCTTTGCCTGCTACATGTGTTTGCCTAAGCCGGCTATTTAACCTAAGTCTCGGCTCCCTCATCTGTCCGATGCAGATAATATCCAATCCAGCACTTGTGAGGATTAGATGGATTAGTGACACCAAGTGCTTATGATACAGACTGACTTAGTGAATGTTAATCATCACTAATATTGTTACTGTTAACATATCGTTTTCCAGGCTTCAGATTTAGACTCAAAAGCTAAGTTGTGAACTTGTTTAGAGTGGCTCTTAGCCTCCTTAGTACTGTGATTAATACATTTAGAAAACAACCCTTAAAAcatgtttgtaatctcagcacttgggaggctgaggcaggaggactggtaAATTCAACATTAACTTGGAAGACATGGCaagaccatgtctttaaaaaaaattaaataacccgGCACACACAAAACTCTTAAGTTTGATCCTGGTActgcaaaattaattaattagtacaTGTACTTTAATTACATTGCTTACTGTTGGgccgtggtggcacatgcctttaatcccagcgctcagtaggcagaggcagacagatctctgagtttgaagcaggctgtctacagagaaagttccaagacagccaggactacacagagaaaccctgtcttgaaacctgCTCCCCAAAAGGGcttatataatgttttatttggTTTCTATATTTCAGATGCCTTTTGTATAACTGGCTAAATACTAATGAAATCTTATAAAATACTGAAACTTTTCCTCTCTAAAATAAGTACAGTCATAGGTATGTACAGCAAGTTCTCCATACTAACCAGAACAACCGACTGAgtgaattctgtttgttttttatattaaatagGATGctcttaatttttacttattactGTGGGCAAGCATGCGTGGTATTATACACTGTGAACGTGCCGTGTCATACTTGACAAGTCGTCCTTTCCAACTTTGCATGggctccagggattgaactcaggttgccagacttgtgtggcaaatgcctttacccactgggccatcctggaacactttttaatataaaatagaatgGCTTACTCAGAATTTCAGTCCCTGGGTGGGTCCAGGAAACTGGTAAGCCTGGCAAACACGAGCTCTCATCAGGTGTTTTCCCTAGACCACTGACTCTATAAAAGCACTACATCATAGACAGTTAATGACAACATAAATGATAACTAAAGTGGCTGGAATACGTAACAAGGTGCTTCCCAGTAGATTTAAAACATGTTGATACATCCCTGAAAGAAAGCCACTCAAAGCTATTGAGTCCCACTTTACGGTAGATACACTTTCTGACCTTTGAAGGCCTCCAGGGCCAGGGAAATGGTTAGTGCACAAAGATGcctcctgccaagcctgacacaAGTTCAATGCCAGGTCCCACAGGgcggaaggaaagaactgatacctgcaagttgtcctctgccctccacacatacatgtgcacaactCCCTCACTAAACCAATAAATGTCTTCTATTCCAGAGGGGGAAATATAATCTGTCAAACGATCTGTAGCAAAATTGAGTCCAAAAGAAGTAAGAACCTCTTGTTAAGTCAAGCGTTTCCCTCACAGAACTCACTAGTCAGTGCCACCGCAGTGCTATCTGTGCCTGTCCTCTCTGGTCACCTGTGCTGACACGCTATTTGAAGCAACTGGTCAGAGCAGAGCTGTCACCACCCACAGGACACTCTTTCACCCAACAATTGCTGGCCACTGACTCTCCATAGCATCAGTTCAACAGGGCTGTGTGCACAGAGCTTAAACTCTGGTCTGTGCTTCTAAATAGAGTGGCCAGCCACATGCTGCACAGGGCTCAGCACAGCCAGTGTGCCTGAGGGCAACACTGCTGGCCTCACTAGAGCCTGCTGAACTTCAACTTGGAGAGCAGGTGTCATAGCGTGCTAGGCAGATTACTGTCAGTGTCTAGTGTCTATTAGAGAGTTAGTTAATAAGCATGTTTTACCTAGGCTAGCACGATGCTAGCACTGACTTTAAAGAAGTCATAGCATTCTGAAAACAATAGAACCTAGAACTATTTCGTTTAACCCcacttaacaacaacaaaaatccacaaaactgaagtccaaaaAGATTTGTTCAAAACATTGTAACTAACGGGGCAGCTGGGCTAAAATCCTACTACTAAGAAAAGCACAACTTTCTGTATTTGATCTGTGATCTTATCTTAGTccaaaatatatgtgtgtgtgtgtgtgtgtagtgtgctgtgtgtgtgtgtgtagtgtgctgtgtgtgtgtgtgtagtgtgctgtgtgtgtgtgtgtgtagtgtgtgtgtgtaatgtggtgtgtgtactggcacacatgtatatgtggttGTGGTGTGCGTGGGGGGtagaatgatgtgtgtgtgtgtgtgtgtgtgtgtgtgtgtgtgtgtgtgtgtgtgtgtgtggtgtgtattaaAAGATAAGAACCATACCGATGTGCTTGCTGCAGCACCCTGGAATGTTGTAGGTAAATCGTCTTGTGAATCATTTAGTGAGAAAGACTGGTTTAAGTCTGATTCAGCGATAGTCTTTCCAGATGAATTGACTTCGGCCTATAAATAAGATATACCCAAGAGCAGTGTTATAAGAAGAAATGTGTTAACAATCAACTAACTCCCTCTCCTGAATTTATCTGCATTGCTCCTTTCGTATCTACCAGCAGTTAAGCTCCGAGCATGTCTGCATCGTTTCCACAGGGCAGTCTGCATTCTGAGGGAGCTGCTACCTACTGAGGAGCCACGCCTATGGTTGCTAACCTCAACTCTAAGACCCTCTACAAACTCAAGCTCTGAGTGATGTTTAGGAGGCTGGCTGGGGCTGTGACAACAGTCCCAGGTTGATCAGACTTTACTATAACTAGTCAGCATAAGATGCACATATTCCTCAAATCTGAAAAATCATAACATTCAAAACACATCTGATCCTAAGATCTTCAGAGAAAAGATTCTAAGTACAATAGGAACCCTGGAAAGGAAAGAGTATCGTCAAGATTTATACTCTAGGAACTAAGATAAAACTGAAGGGAGAGCTCCCAAGAACTGGACCTAGAAGCAGACAAAGGGCAGAAAAGTAAGAGGAGACAGCAGCATACTGCTTCATACAGGTTAACTTATTCCAGAAATACGTGTGATTACTCAGAgtgttaaaatattataaaaattttatatttggggGATAAAGGGGAAATTGCCAAAATGTTAACAGCAGTAACACCTTGGAGGTGAGATTACCTACTTTGCTTAAAAAGAACtagaattggggttggggatttagctcagtggtagagcgcttgcctagcaagcgcaaggccctgggttcagtccccagctccgaaaaaaaggaaaaaaaaaaaaagaactagaattTAAAAAGCACCAGGGAGAGTTCTAAATGCAGCTATAATGCATGTAGTATAGGTGTTAATTACACAGCCTGACAAAATCCCACAAGGAGGTTCAGGTTACTGTCAGCAGGTGTAGAGGGGGCAGGCACACGACAGTGAAGCCTGACACGTGAGCACACAGCCAATGACCTGCAAAGCTGAGATCTGAACGCAGTCTTGTACACCAGTCTAACTGCTATGCTCAAATGCCTTCTTCATGAGTGTACCTTATGTTTTACAGTGAGGAATCATTACTCATAAATCTCATTTCAATAGAACCATATTACTTTCCTTTTCCTAGAATTCAGCAGTAAACAAAGACTCCCCAAGTGGATCGGTTTAGGAATTTACAGTACCTTAAAACTAATTTGTCTAGCCAGTTCTTTGGCTTCTTGGTCAGCCTGGCTTGAATCGATTCCAGATTTTAAAGGCAACAGGACATCCTTCATGGCAGAGCCACAGCCCTCACAACAGAAGTCTTGTGATCTGGAAGGATAGAATGTTGTTCAATGAGCACAAACCAAACAGTTGAGTACTAATTCCCTCTTTTAAGATACTCagatagggactggagagatggtgttcagttcccagaacccacgtggtaggaaacaaccatctgtaatttacATTTTAGGGGAGCTAATgtgccctctgacctttacaggcactgcacacacatacatgcaggcaagacacacacacaaatataagacAAAGATTAATAAATCTCGAAAAAATAAAGATACTCAAATACCAaatgtctaaaagaaaagaacacttaACGTTTTAGTATACTCATCTATTCACTGTGAGAGAGTAAATATTAGTTCTGAGacaaataaatgtgtttattagAAAAATAGCTTAGACTTCGTTTTTTACAAATACGTTATGTAAAGAAAGACAAGCTTCGGCTCTACAGGGACAACATATTTATGTAAACTGTTTATATACTATATGATGTCCTTAAGAGCACACATCATGAGCCTATCAAAGTCTGCGAAAAGAGCCAATATGAAGGTTCAGTTATCTCTTAGCAGAAACATGTGAAATAGGAAAGAAGCCACTTAAAAATAGTATGTATATCCAGGTGTgttgatacacacctttaatcccagaacttgtgagtctgaggccagctagCCCTAGATAgtggacagccagggatatacagtgagaccctgtctcaaaaagaaaaccaaaaaaaaaaaaaaaacaaacaaacaaaaaacaaaaaacaaaaaagcaaaaccagattCTATTATCTCAGTACTACCAAAAGGGAATGGAACTTTGAATTTAATGAATTATTATGATCTATAGATAAAAatacaccaaaaagaaaataaagaacccTGTATCACTACTTAAGAAAACCTCCTTTATTCTATCCCAGGTCACTCACTAATATCTGCTGTGGGCCCTACGAGTGTCTACAAAGATACAGAGGATTCACGACAGCCCTAGGGGACTGATCCTCCAGGCAGCTATGCATACACAATGGCTCTGGCTGTGCCACCTGTGACACCAGCTGAAGAGGGACAAAAGGCCAGGAGTGCTCTCAGGAGACGTGCCTCCCAGCTAGAGTCAAATCAATGAATGGCAAcaattttttactatttttaattattattattcctatgtgtatggatgttttgcctgcatgtacgtctgtgcaTCTCCTGTGTTCCTGTACCCACGGAGACCAGAAGGAGCTAGTTGGACCCTACAGGGCTGGACCATTGTAAGCCataatgtgggtgttgggaatcaaactgggtcctgtgaagaacagccagtgttcctaaccactgagccatgtctccagcccgtcaactacttttaaaagaatgagaTAGATGGGCTGGTGATacagctcagtggaagagtaGCTGCTTAACACAGGGTGAAACCCTGGGATTGATCCTTAATACTACAAAAAAAAGTCACGAGGTCAATTTTTTATATTCTGGTCACTCTGAGGAAATCTGCAGAAATGGTTTCTACAATTAAGACtggatccttggggctggagagatggctcagcggttaagagcactgactgctcttccagaggtcctgagttcaactcccagcaaccacatggtggctcacaaccatctgtaatgagatccgatgccctcttctggtgtgtctgaagacagcaacagtgtacttatatagaataaataaatctttaaaaaagagatttcttattaaaaagaaaagactggatCCTTAGCCAAGGTGACAGCAGAGAAAGAGACTTAACACTGCTGACCACTGATAGTGTTCGGCCCTAACAAGGAACTTACTTTTTGGCAAGTGCTCTTCTCTCCTCGGGTGTGTAGTCTAGAGAACCGATGGCTCCCTCTCCTTTAGTTGGCATAAACCCAATGATGGCCAGCAGGGCTGTCCTTACTGAAACAGAAAGTGAACAGCATTTCAGTGACAGGAGCTGGGTTAGGACAGAAGCCAGATCAGCAGTGCAAGTGTGGGAACCCACGGGGTCTCAGTACTCTcatgctttctgtgtgtgttttaagaaaggaaaaagcaggcAGACACAGCAGCCTACATGCTAACCCACGCTAGGcaagcagagtcaggaggatcagtaagagactttgcctcaaaaaatagGTAGAAGAGAATTAAGAGACCCCACAACAACTGCTGGTCTCACACAAACGTGCACAAACGCACAGACAAAACCTTAAGAGAAATTAGgttagctctggaaaaaagaactgcagggttTTAGAAGAGATTCAAGTGAGAGGTATTTAAGTAATGTATAAACCTACACATGAAAAAGTATTGTTGTTAATTTTCAATGGTGGCACATATTAGCCAAAATATCTTCAATCCCAAAAATGTCTTACAATTCATTATTAGAAACGGAATAGTGATTGGAGCTTGTGTTCACTGGTACTCACTGCTCCATGAAGGCTGCCAGGTCTCAGGATGATGTCCTGAGATGCTTAAACAGATCTTCTTGCCCACTTCAAATCGTCCATTAGCcttagaaacaaagaacacattttaaaaactgcaaaagTCCAGTTAATGCCTTATCCTTTtcatgaatacatatattttatatttatatatgcataataaatTTCAAGATATTTATTATCTTCTTAAATATTTAGACATAGTTTTTGTCCTTTTATCGACACTCAAAAATATGTGTTGAATGCTGAATAAATAATGAAGGCTGGGTGTAGAAGGTGTACTAGCACCTTTCTGAGATGGGGCTAAATAGTTAGCATAGCTTCCTTACTGAGGTGTGCACCGTGCTGCCAAAGTCACCTGACTAGTGGGTGAGGACGGGTGTGGAGAGGTGACTTTGAGCAGCAGTAGCTTTACAGAAGGATGATGCCATTAAATTAGAACACAATCGAGGAAGAACACTGGTCATGATTTCTGGTATCAGAAAAGACTCAAGAGACTCTTGGGCACCTTTCCTTTCAGAGGtgaccactgagctaactctcaCAAATGAAAAGCAGCTGCAACCCTGAAGAGCAGAGGTATCTACGATGTGAGGGAAGAAGGTGAGAGGGTCGGAACTCGCACTCCACTGGGAGGAGGCTGACAGGTTCTGCCTCATCCACATCACGGGGCCACATTCCATAAACATTTGCCGAATCGAAGTTGGAAGTGACTTTAGGAAAGGAAGTGAGTGAGGAGGCAATACTGACCACTAAGGAGGGCAGGGCTGCTCCAGTGGGGTACATCCACTTGATCCCTGGTTCCTACTGGTAAGAAGCTGCTGCCTATGGCTTAGTACTatcacgtacacacatacatacacatgtgtgcacacagatgcatgcatgcatacacaggtgaacacatacatacagatacatacacatgcatacatgcacacacacaaatgcatgtaggcacagatacatgcatgcacacacagatacaaatatacacacaggtgcagacacacacatacacacagataatttGTCTGTATGCACAtaggtgcatacacacagacacacacacagtcacacatgtatacacacaggtcTCCCACATATACCAGCCCTTATTCAGACTGCTTGTTTCTCCCAGTTAATATATCAATGGGAGCCTAAAGGGAAACCCCAGCCTTATGCCAACATCAACAATTAACAGTAAGGCCCAGTGCTTATTAAACAGCTTCTAGATGCCAGGAACTTGAGAACGTGGCTGTATTTGCCACAACAACATTCCATTTGACCGAAACAAAAACTATCAGAGCAGAGCCCTGGCGAGCTGACTCTACACCAAAGGCCTTTGGCAGCCTCCTCCCAAGGACAGCCTAGCTGTGCTAGTGCGCTGCTGCGGACGAACATCTTTTCACAAAGCGCAACCCCTCAGGTCAGATAAAAGTTAGATGGGACAAGATGGAGACTGAGACGCCATGGCTGTTCTCAGATAAGTAGAGGAAGCAAATTATCCGTGAAACCAGACTGCAATAGCCGAAACAAGATAAggttaccaaaaagaaaaacaaggcaacaaaaaggtcagtgtgtgtgtgtgtgtgtgtggtgtgtgtgtgtggtgtgtgtgtgtgtgtgtgtgtgtgtgtgtgtgtgtgtggtgtgggtgtgttgcAATTTTCTTGGTTAggagaaaattaaacataaataagGGAAGAAAAGTTTAGCAATCAAAAGAGTTAGATATTAATAGTAtttcacatgaaaataaaacaaacaagaaattctgagatagaaacagaaataacattTATTAAGGTTTCTGTAGCAGGCTCTATCCGAAGAGCTATATACAGATACTGACTCATTTCACTGTCACCCAGTGAGACagacatcacagttcatcataaATTTGAGGGACTTAGGAAAAGAAAGTGAGGTGGATGGG
This window harbors:
- the Ube2j1 gene encoding ubiquitin-conjugating enzyme E2 J1 isoform X1, translating into METRYNLKSPAVKRLMKEAAELKDPTDHYHAQPLEDNLFEWHFTVRGPPDSDFDGGVYHGRIVLPPEYPMKPPSIILLTANGRFEVGKKICLSISGHHPETWQPSWSIRTALLAIIGFMPTKGEGAIGSLDYTPEERRALAKKSQDFCCEGCGSAMKDVLLPLKSGIDSSQADQEAKELARQISFKAEVNSSGKTIAESDLNQSFSLNDSQDDLPTTFQGAAASTSYGAQNPSGAPLPQPTQPAPKNTSMSPRQRRAQQQSQRRSSASPDVLQGQPPRANHTEHGGSAMLIIILTLALAALIFRRIYLANEYIFDFEL
- the Ube2j1 gene encoding ubiquitin-conjugating enzyme E2 J1 isoform X2, translating into METRYNLKSPAVKRLMKEAAELKDPTDHYHAQPLEDNLFEWHFTVRGPPDSDFDGGVYHGRIVLPPEYPMKPPSIILLTANGRFEVGKKICLSISGHHPETWQPSWSIRTALLAIIGFMPTKGEGAIGSLDYTPEERRALAKKSQDFCCEGCGSAMKDVLLPLKSGIDSSQADQEAKELARQISFKYGAQNPSGAPLPQPTQPAPKNTSMSPRQRRAQQQSQRRSSASPDVLQGQPPRANHTEHGGSAMLIIILTLALAALIFRRIYLANEYIFDFEL